A single window of Leishmania panamensis strain MHOM/PA/94/PSC-1 chromosome 35 sequence DNA harbors:
- a CDS encoding hypothetical protein (TriTrypDB/GeneDB-style sysID: LpmP.35.1250) produces MNPHCRPVTPFLSISSPFSASVQSGTFLLASLQHLMSSSQRGHASSSLHVVTHELPPLGEVGAASPLQAGAALAQGTLAPAILREVSVLPSLVEEGDTSEEVHLIDAPATTAANSISTAQVASPHNTRAPTLPSTPVAHRASTRPVEMYALEEQQERSALENNQASCFETILAREVSDYLRISYHQRMAARQPTEYIGGNAPQNLEKEARRLHDSIRARMKAAEAEHQKFMSIYRPVEQVQLSTADERTPWSQPMLSLENQAEVKLATRRISCGTPHLSSSTSSLDGLFSVNAPPRQLSLDTRRMAPSEAQKGNNPGVRSEIQRQLRLGRPVVHKAGEWTADPLFTELH; encoded by the coding sequence ATGAACCCGCACTGCAGGCCCGTGACACCGTTCCTATCCATCTCGTCCCCCTTTTCCGCTTCTGTGCAGAGCGGAACATTCctgctcgcttctctccaGCACTTGATGAGTAGCTCGCAGCGCGGCCACGCGTCCTCGTCACTCCACGTCGTGACTCACGAATTACCACCGTTGGGCGAGGTTGGCGCCGCGTCGCCTTTGCAggcaggagcagcgctggcacagGGCACGTTGGCGCCGGCCATACTGAGGGAAGTCTCCGTTCTGCCTTCCTTAGTAGAGGAGGGTGACACGTCAGAGGAAGTCCACCTTATCGACGCGCCAGCCACCACGGCCGCAAACAGCATATCCACGGCGCAGGTGGCCTCACCGCacaacacacgcgcacctacTCTCCCGTCCACCCCAGTGGCCCACCGCGCCTCTACCAGGCCGGTAGAGATGTATGCCCTGGAGGAACAGCAAGAGCGTAGTGCACTCGAGAATAACCAAGCGTCATGTTTTGAGACGATTCTCGCACGGGAGGTTTCCGACTACCTCAGAATAAGTTACCACCAGCGCATGGCAGCTCGGCAGCCCACTGAATACATTGGCGGCAATGCGCCGCAAAACCTTGAGAAAGAGGCGCGTCGCCTCCACGACTCGATTCGGGCACGCATGAAAGCGGCGGAGGCTGAACATCAGAAGTTTATGAGCATCTACCGACCAGTAGAGCAGGTGCAGCTGTCCACTGCTGATGAACGAACACCGTGGTCGCAGCCGATGCTGTCGCTTGAAAACCAAGCCGAGGTGAAGCTTGCTACGAGACGTATCTCCTGCGGTACCCCTCATCTTTCGTCTTCGACGTCGAGTCTCGATGGGCTCTTTTCTGTCAACGCCCCGCCACGTCAGTTGTCCCTTGACACTCGCCGTATGGCACCGTCAGAAGCGCAAAAGGGCAACAATCCTGGTGTGAGGTCAGAGATTCAGCGACAGCTTCGACTAGGCAGACCTGTGGTTCACAAAGCCGGAGAGTGGACAGCTGACCCCCTCTTCACGGAACTCCACTAA
- a CDS encoding protein phosphatase 2C, putative (TriTrypDB/GeneDB-style sysID: LpmP.35.1260) yields MKSFPLQHKMMRRLKLPYIQVGTCEIMNLASSYNMDSFHVFNRKNRGLYDSTSAAAAQGARKTPTDDVSAWSLPKHQEPFWGEMVAGGLLDSYTGREASSFVSNYLAKALSMHTALPAELRTLRKEDPSNPLLSIMMAALARRRSMHTEFESLVTEWDLQQYAISADAAFFRACNAGGCPPSHSMAVEKRGTGEDREDDCHVPLPPEESGCRGVWFSATVTPTWLAEQQRSALTERKHRMAPPPQKVLTSAEVAEERHLQELLTQTPFYLDVAVGCLGNSRAFGVARNTLTGGMWSRLDASRERTVPLSVDHNPLHTLEYRRIVQAGGKVDSAVGDMIDGNPYYNVARSFGHWSMKKDGRRSPVEQKMIPVPTVKTWRMLAGDALVLCNHAVFETRHEDDSSMDELAKVVGRGLSCDLPPEAIAASLCDFAVRFGAEHSLQVMVAVAGSASDTTPSAARVGERCGMPVPEFAEWVEPGPLYVGACHRLPVLRKRLQLDCARCGTTLSSLIRRRWERVRDLLPTRHSLPLLPYYGKECGALQQVMEEEAIFFEHELLRDAIDANDPRLDAVFQQLAKRLQSNATVA; encoded by the coding sequence ATGAAGTCGTTTCCCTTACAACACAAGATGATGCGGCGACTGAAGCTGCCGTACATTCAGGTTGGCACCTGCGAAATCATGAACCTTGCCAGCTCGTATAACATGGATTCCTTTCACGTCTTCAATCGCAAGAACAGGGGTTTGTACGACTCGACATCAGCGGCCGCGGCCCAAGGTGCGCGGAAGACCCCGACAGACGACGTCTCAGCGTGGTCGCTCCCGAAACATCAAGAGCCCTTTTGGGGTGAGATGGTGGCAGGTGGCCTGCTCGACAGCTACACTGGCAGAGAGGCATCTTCGTTCGTGAGCAACTACCTCGCCAAGGCCCTAAGCATGCACACTGCTTTGCCAGCCGAACTACGCACACTGCGCAAGGAAGATCCTTCAAATCCTCTCCTTTCTATTATGATGGCTGCCCTGGCCCGGCGACGCAGTATGCACACAGAGTTCGAGAGTCTTGTGACAGAGTGGGACCTTCAGCAGTACGCCATTAGCGCCGATGCGGCTTTTTTCCGTGCGTGTAACGCTGGTGGATGCCCGCCCTCCCACTCAATGGCCgtggaaaagaggggcaCAGGCGAAGACCGGGAAGATGATTGTCATGTGCCTCTGCCACCGGAAGAAAGTGGCTGTCGCGGTGTATGGTTCTCGGCGACCGTGACCCCAACTTGgctggcagagcagcagcggagcgcGCTGACGGAGCGCAAGCACCGAatggcgcctcctccacagaaAGTACTGACGTCTGCAGAGGTAGCCGAGGAGCGTCatctgcaggagctgctgaccCAGACTCCGTTTTATCTCGACGTAGCTGTCGGTTGCTTGGGCAATTCACGTGCCTTCGGTGTTGCTCGAAACACACTGACTGGTGGTATGTGGAGTCGACTGGACGCATCGCGAGAACGAACGGTCCCGCTGAGTGTCGACCACAATCCACTTCATACCCTGGAGTACCGGCGTATCGTGCAGGCAGGCGGAAAAGTGGACTCGGCCGTCGGGGACATGATTGACGGCAACCCGTACTACAACGTTGCTAGGAGTTTTGGCCACTGGTCTATGAAGAAGGATGGGCGGCGTTCGCCGGTGGAGCAGAAAATGATCCCCGTTCCCACGGTCAAGACGTGGCGCATGCTAGCGGGGGATGCCCTCGTGCTGTGCAACCATGCCGTATTCGAGACGAGGCATGAGGATGATAGCAGCATGGATGAGCTGGCCAAGGTGGTGGGCCGTGGGCTATCGTGCGATTTACCACCGGAGGCGatcgccgcctccctctgtgACTTTGCCGTGCGCTTTGGTGCCGAACATTCCCTTCAGGTCATGGTGGCTGTGGCAGGGTCGGCGTCTGACACAACACCGAGCGCGGCAAGGGTAGGGGAGCGTTGTGGAATGCCAGTGCCGGAGTTTGCTGAGTGGGTGGAACCGGGGCCGCTCTATGTTGGTGCGTGCCATCGGCTTCCTGTACTGCGGAAGAGGCTGCAGCTGGACTGCGCTCGGTGCGGCACGACACTCTCCTCACTGATCCGCCGCCGTTgggagcgtgtgcgtgatCTGCTTCCGACTCGCCActccctgccgctgctgccctacTACGGAAAGGAGTGCGGTGCGTTACAGCaagtgatggaggaggaggctatCTTTTTCGAGCACGAACTCTTGCGTGACGCCATTGACGCGAATGACCCGCGTCTGGATGCGGTATTCCAGCAACTGGCGAAGCGACTACAGTCAAACGCGACTGTCGCTTGA
- a CDS encoding hypothetical protein (TriTrypDB/GeneDB-style sysID: LpmP.35.1270.A~disrupted due to non-sequenced internal amino acid repeat): MHCPSSTATLTPAVARSSNLQHYRALLQVLAYASQREQTAEQVIRDAIVGGVVVPFIVTHNTNPAVVAMSTGDVACSTPLDASISGDSLSREEVSLTALLLPSSKFIGTTASLLADGFFCFAPLSSTVENSRTTPYQHRSECQVRDLFTFIMLLFPECFVAEIPPRTLLAMRDAEWSASQMQSSNHAESEVQHPSPVLRRSTPTS; encoded by the coding sequence ATGCACTGCCCCTCGTCCACCGCTACACTCACGCCTGCTGTCGCGAGAAGCTCCAACTTGCAGCACTACCGCGCCCTGCTGCAAGTCTTGGCCTATGCTAGTCAACGGGAGCAGACAGCAGAACAAGTGATCCGCGACGCCATTGTTGgaggcgtggtggtgccctTCATAGTAACGCACAACACGAatccagcggtggtggcgatgagTACAGGAGATGTGGCGTGCAGCACTCCCCTGGATGCCTCAATAAGTGGTGACAGCCTGTCCCGCGAGGAGGTCAGCCTcaccgcgctgctgctgccttcctcCAAGTTTATCGGAACCACAGCATCGCTTCTTGCGGATGgcttcttctgctttgcTCCGCTTTCCTCGACGGTAGAAAACTCACGAACCACCCCTTATCAGCATCGCTCCGAGTGCCAGGTCCGCGACCTCTTCACATTCATCATGCTGCTGTTTCCGGAATGCTTCGTCGCCGAAATACCTCCACGTACACTTCTGGCGATGCGGGACGCGGAGTGGTCGGCCTCGCAGATGCAGTCGAGCAAccacgcagagagcgaggtTCAGCACCCGAGTCCTGTTTTGAGGAGAAGCACGCCTACCTCA
- a CDS encoding hypothetical protein (TriTrypDB/GeneDB-style sysID: LpmP.35.1270.B~disrupted due to non-sequenced internal amino acid repeat): MANMMALPVVNPVLLTVDVLDVLLESRRSLAVVLLSLMNDALREVQYRQIEQSHAASPRTKVTTAARHPSCEAGVLQFSAEVLLTAKMLLMSVISASAMWRQRVSKAMEIRKAALPGAAPPPPPLLSPFSVLSELLGEKTEGTSPFLTLPVEQWIWGKEKDALEQWNDRLLDRLLMATDAAGVRLDAYLNSAKSTAVSSGRSVSYFPTLLLHRPSDGQPAVELSLASVSRLSDTVRLPSLPIQEGEVHLLLCPSVLENKTGMLRVRGSELLLDTTASPTADFFQACASSACSEAQLQPSGDAVPWLFRRRLTDLSSTEQGIVVAALSDPATISVVLEKNAAMLVRLTLWCRDRWPPLSDASAVRPSTANLSNVITNENGGPKAVYSIGDQVEQHILFERPFSAAVGRYVRELVTLRGLSKDVLEAWMRHVCRGPVATPGAAVDSTAPPPHRAMFAALVKFAVLHNRWRLNPEVEALEKEYVM, from the coding sequence ATGGCCAACATGATGGCCCTGCCAGTCGTGAACCCAGTGTTGCTCACGGTCGACGTGCTCGACGTTCTCCTGGAATCGAGACGGTCTTTGGCGGTTGTGTTGCTCTCCCTGATGAACGATGCGCTGCGTGAAGTGCAGTACCGACAGATCGAGCAGTCACACGCAGCATCACCAAGGACAAAGGTCACGACAGCTGCACGACACCCATCGTGTGAGGCTGGTGTGCTGCAGTTTTCTGCAGAGGTACTCCTGACGGCGAAGATGCTGCTCATGTCTGTGATCTCTGCGTCCGCAATGTGGCGGCAGAGAGTCTCCAAGGCAATGGAAATCCGTAAAGCAGCGCTTccaggcgctgcgcctcccccGCCGCCTCTGTTATCTCCGTTTAGCGTGTTGAGTGAACTGCTGGGCGAGAAGACTGAAGGCACATCACCTTTCTTAACCCTGCCGGTAGAACAGTGGATCTGGGGCAAGGAGAAGGACGCGCTCGAGCAATGGAACGACCGGCTTCTTGATCGACTTCTGATGGCCACAGATGCCGCTGGGGTGCGACTTGATGCGTACTTGAACAGCGCCAAATCGACTGCAGTGAGTAGCGGACGCAGCGTCTCGTATTTTCCCACCCTTCTCCTGCACCGGCCGTCCGACGGGCAACCGGCTGTGGAGCTGAGTCTTGCTTCTGTGTCTCGATTAAGTGACACCGTGCGGCTACCTTCGCTACCTATTCAAGAGGGTGAGGTGCACCTTCTACTGTGCCCAAGTGTCTTGGAAAATAAGACTGGTATGTTGCGGGTGCGCGGGAGCGAACTTCTCTTGGATACAACGGCGTCGCCGACTGCGGACTTTTTTCAGGCATGCGCGTCCTCGGCGTGCAgtgaagcgcagctgcagccatCCGGTGACGCGGTTCCGTGGCTGTTTCGTCGCCGACTCACAGACCTCTCATCTACTGAGCAGGGCATCGTTGTCGCTGCGTTGAGTGATCCTGCGACAATATCTGTGGTGTTAGAAAAGAATGCCGCTATGCTTGTGCGGCTCACGTTGTGGTGCCGCGACCGCTGGCCGCCGCTATCAGACGCCTCGGCTGTGCGGCCAAGCACAGCGAACCTGTCAAATGTCATTACGAACGAGAACGGTGGTCCGAAAGCGGTTTACTCGATTGGTGATCAGGTCGAGCAGCACATCCTCTTTGAGCGTCCATTcagtgctgcagtggggCGGTATGTACGAGAGCTGGTCACACTGAGAGGACTGAGTAAAGATGTGCTTGAGGCGTGGATGCGGCATGTATGCAGAGGTCCTGTTGCTACACCAGGTGCTGCCGTCGACAGCACTgctccaccaccgcatcGTGCCATGTTCGCAGCTTTGGTGAAGTTTGCAGTGCTGCACAATCGGTGGCGCCTCAATCCAGAGGTGGAGGCTCTGGAGAAGGAGTATGTCATGTAG
- a CDS encoding 40S ribosomal protein S9, putative (TriTrypDB/GeneDB-style sysID: LpmP.35.1280), with product MRNYNNFNRVWKAPRRPFEKERLDREMKLCGQYGLRCKREIWRVNMTLSKMRRTARLLLTLPENHPRRLLEGSAIMRRCHEYGFLDEEKDKLDYVLSLTVPDILERRLQTIVFKAGLAKSVHHARVLIQQRHIAVAKQIVTIPSFIVRVSSERHIAFADASPFGNGRPGRVKRVRVKAAKRHAAGGDDE from the coding sequence ATGCGCAACTACAACAACTTCAACCGCGTGTGGAAGGCGCCGCGCCGTCCGTTCGAGAAGGAGCGCCTCGACCGCGAGATGAAGTTGTGCGGTCAGTACGGTCTGCGCTGCAAGCGTGAGATCTGGCGCGTGAACATGACGCTCTCCAAgatgcgccgcaccgcccgtcttctgctgacgctgccggaGAACCACCCCCGCCGCCTGCTGGAGGGTTCCGCCAtcatgcgccgctgccacgagTATGGCTTCCTcgacgaggagaaggacAAGCTTGATTACGTGCTGTCGCTGACGGTACCAGACATTCTggagcgccgcctgcagacGATCGTCTTCAAGGCCGGTCTCGCCAAGTCTGTGCACCACGCCCGCGTCCtcatccagcagcgccacattGCCGTCGCCAAGCAGATTGTGACGATCCCGTCCTTTATCGTGCGCGTGAGCAGCGAGCGCCACATCGCCTTCGCTGATGCCTCGCCGTTCGGCAACGGGCGCCCCGGCCGTGTCaagcgcgtgcgcgtgaAGGCGGCCaagcgccacgccgccggcggtgacgacgagTAA
- the ALD gene encoding fructose-1,6-bisphosphate aldolase (TriTrypDB/GeneDB-style sysID: LpmP.35.1290), protein MSSRVNVLQSQLPAYNRIHSAYEKELIATVKKLTSPGKGLLAADESIGSCSKRFDPIGLSNTEEHRRQYRALMLEAEGLEQYISGVILHDETVGQKASNGLSFPEYLTARGVVPGIKTDMGLCPLLEGAEGEQMTEGLDGYAKRASAYYKKGCRFCKWRNVYKIQNGTVSESAVRFNAETLARYAILSQMNGLVPIVEPEVMIDGKHDIDTCQRVSEHVWREVVAALQRHGVVWEGCLLKPNMVVPGAESGMTATPEQVAHYTVMTLARTMPAMLPGVMFLSGGLSEVQASEYLNAINKCSLPRPFFLSFSYARALQSSALKAWGGKESGVAAGRRAFLHRARMNSMAQLGKYRRADDDASSSSLYVKGNTY, encoded by the coding sequence ATGTCGTCGCGTGTGAACGTCTTACAGAGCCAGCTTCCGGCGTACAACCGGATCCACTCAGCGTACGAGAAGGAGCTGATCGCGACAGTAAAGAAGTTGACGTCCCCGGGCAAGGGCCTCCTGGCGGCAGACGAGTCGATCGGCTCGTGCTCGAAGCGGTTCGATCCCATTGGCCTGAGCAACACGGAGGAGCACCGACGTCAGTACCGCGCGCTGATGCTTGAGGCGGAAGGACTCGAGCAGTACATCAGCGGTGTCATCCTGCACGACGAGACGGTTGGACAGAAGGCGAGCAACGGCTTGTCGTTCCCGGAGTACCTCACGGCGCGCGGTGTTGTGCCCGGGATCAAAACGGACATGGGACTATGCCCGCTCCTGGAGGGCGCCGAGGGCGAGCAGATGACGGAGGGCCTCGACGGCTACGCGAAGCGCGCGTCTGCCTACTACAAGAAaggctgccgcttctgcaaGTGGCGCAACGTGTACAAAATCCAGAACGGGACGGTTTCGGAGTCTGCAGTGCGCTTCAACGCAGAGACGCTCGCCCGCTACGCGATCCTGTCGCAGATGAACGGGCTTGTGCCGATCGTGGAGCCGGAGGTGATGATCGACGGCAAGCACGACATCGACACGTGCCAGCGCGTGTCCGAGCACGTATGGCGCgaagtggtggcggcgctgcagcgtcacggCGTTGTGTGGGAGGGCTGTCTGCTTAAGCCGAACATGGTGGTGCCCGGCGCCGAGTCCGGTatgacggcgacgccggAGCAGGTCGCGCACTATACAGTGATGACGCTTGCGCGCACAATGCCGGCGATGCTGCCCGGCGTTATGTTCCTCTCTGGTGGCCTGAGCGAGGTGCAGGCAAGCGAGTACCTGAACGCGATTAACAAGTGCTCACTACCGCGGCCGTTCTTCCTGAGCTTCTCGTACGCACGCGCTCTGCAATCTTCAGCGCTGAAGGCATGGGGCGGAAAAGAGtctggcgttgctgccggGCGCCGTGCCTTCTTGCACCGCGC